AATTTTCTTACCCTTTAAATCATCCAATGATTTAATGTTAGAGCCCTTTTTGCTGGCAATATATTGACCGCTTAAGAAATACTTATCACTAAAGGTGACACTTTTGGCGCGATCGTCTGTGATTGTCATAGCAGAAATAACCGCATCATATTTACCTGCTTGTAATGCCGGAATTAGACCATCGAAGGCACATGTCTCGATATTCATTTTATAACCCATATCGTCAGCAATGGCTTGAATAAGTTCAACATCAAAGCCCGTTGGCTTTTGGTTTTCGTCCATAAATTCGAAAGGTGCATAAGCAATATCGGAGCCTACTCTGAGAACTTTTTCAGTTGAATCAGAACCCGAGGATGACGGTGCCGGCGAACTGTTGCTGCCGCACCCAGCAAGTGCCAAGAGACTTAAGCTAAGTAACCCTGTTAAAACAAAGCGAAATTTTGATTTGAACATATTTTTTCCCCTCTCTATTTTGGATGTTCGGCAAACCCTTTTCAAACTTTAGTGTATGCATAGCTCATCCTTCTTGCTTACGATTATACTTTTATGCGAATAATTATACAACACTTTTTTTCTTTAATGTTTGAGTGCCATTTTAAATTATCCTAAGCCAGGTTCTTATTTCAACCTTTCACCACATCTCTTAAGAAACACACCCCTGTGGGATGAATACTGAACCCGCTGATTCTCTTGTTGGCTGCGGTAATATTCATGGAAGTGCTGATGAACAGCCACGGAGCATCTTTAACCAAAATTTGCTGGGCTGAAGAATAATCCTTGATTCTCTCCTGGATATTTGAGGTTTGCTGGGCCTTTTCCAATAATTCATCATAATTGGGATTTTTATACTTTGAATAATTTAAGCTTGTAATTTGGCTTGAATGAAGTAATACATATAAGAAATTATCCGGGTCCCCATTATCTCCTGTCCATCCATATAAATACGCGTCACCTTGCCCATCTTGCAGATTTTGTTTGTATTCTTTCCAAGGAGCAGACGTAATGTTAACCGTTATGCCAACCTCTTTCATATATCCCTGAATAGCAACAGCTAAATTATCTCCTCCGATGGTATTGTAGGGACGGGAATCGGAATAGGTAATGAGGTCAAAGCTCAGATTATCGTCATAACCGGCTTCCCGTAAAAGTTCCTTTGCTTTAGCAGGATCATAAGGATAAGGTTGAATCGTTTTATCATATCCCAAAAGGCTGGGGGGCAATGGGCCATTTGCCACTAGAGCATTTCCTTGATAAAGGGCCTTGACCAATTCTTTACGATTAATGGCCATTGAGATGGCTTGTCGTACTTTGGGGTCATTAAAGGGTTTACGATCGGTACGCATCCCCATGTAACTAATGTTCATACCTGGGGAGAGGCTGACATTAAGATGTTCATCTCCTTTGAGGCGTTCGACATCCTCGGGGGCAACGCCATCAATAATGTCAACATCACCTGCGATAAGTTTATCGGCACGCAGGGATTTTTCTTTGATCACTTCAAAAACCAGTTTATCGATGTTAGGCTTGCCGCCCCAGTAATCCGGGTTGGCTTTTAAGGTAATCTTAGCATCTTTCTCCCAGCTCTCAAAAATATAGGGGCCTGTCCCAACCGGATGTGCTCCAAAATCTTTACCCATCTTTTTAATGGCTTCAGGAGAACCTATGGGAACACTGAAGGGCATGGCCAGGTTCAGTAAGAACGGTGAATAGGGCGTCTTCAAGATAAATTTCACGGTGTAATCATCCACTGCAACAACTTTATCCACCATACCCAGGGTAAAGCTTGAATAAGGCATCTCTTCGGTTCGATTGGGCGGCAGCTGACGATCCATATTGAATTTCACTGCCTCGGCATTAAAGGGCGTTCCATCATGAAATTTAACCCCTTGGCGAAGTTTGAATGTCCATTCCTTTCCATCCTCAGAGGTACTCCACTCCGTGGCAAGAGCCGGCTCCACTTCAGTAGACCCCTCTTTATACCGAACCAAAGTGTCGAATACGTTAGCCACAACTTTAGCTGATTCTATATCCTCAATAAGTACCGGATCTAAACTAATAGAATCCGCTCCCCGTGCAAAGATGACCGTATCTTCCGGTGTCTGGCTTCTTCCGGCAGGGATAATTCCGCCGCAGCCCATAAGCAATGAGCTCACGAGAAAAAGGGAGGTAAGAACACTTGCCATTTTTCTCCACATAATCTATTTCTCCTCCTTAACTTGCCTTTTTGGGGATAATCCATTATGCCTTCGCTAAACTTTGGTCAATTCCTTCTTGTGGGCGGTATTTTAAATGCAATCTTTAGAATAGGTGACTGACGCCAAAGATCCTGTCTTTGTGGGCTTTTCAAGGAAAATATTAAAGTTATACCCTGCAGTTACACACAGGAGCATGTGGATTATGTGGATAAGCATCTTAATTTCCTGTTTTTTTCGCTCCTGACTTGTGGATAACTATGTTGATAGACCAAAAGTTCCTCCAGCTTCCTTTAAACTCCACCTCGCGCAGGATGCTCCTGCTCTTGGTTATGTCCTTGCCACTACCAACCTGTACTCGGGACTTTCGCCCGTTAGACTTTGCCCATGCCGGGCACACATAAAAAAGCATTGGCTGACTATTGTCTGCCAATGCTTAGCAAATATCGTTAATTTAATTCAAATAATTATTTGAATTAGTATTGATCGCGAGCTGGACGGTGGTGCTGATAGCACTCACGGCAGTATACAGGACGATCGGAAGTAGGTTGGAAAGGAACTTGGGTTTCTACTCCGCAGTCCGCACAAATGACCGTAAACATTTCACGGGATCTTCCTTCTTGGGAATTACGATTTGCCTTGCGAATGTTGCGGCACTCGCGGCAACGCTGAGGTTCGTTTTCGAAACCTTTTTCAGCATAAAATTCTTGTTCTCCCGCTGTGAAAATAAAAGTCACTCCGCAGTCTTTACACACTAGATCTTTGTCTTCAAAGGCCATGAAAGATATTCCCCTTACGTAAAAAAATGTAATAGGCTGTGCCCATCCACTTGTAATTATAACTCTAAATACTCAAAGGCACAAGTATTTTTTATAGCCCCTGGGGTTCCAGACCAGCTGCCAAGCACAAACCATAAATAGCTTTCACGCCGCTTCTCCGCAGAACTTCGGCCACCGCTTCCATGGTGGCCCCCGTTGTGACAACATCATCTACCAGCCAGATACTTCGCCCTTGCAAACTGTCTCCTTGTCTAACTATAAAGGCATTTTGCAAATTATGCAAGCGTTCCTGGCGTGAGAGCTGGGCTTGGGATGATCTTTCCTCGATCCGCTCTACTCCTGATAACATGGGCATTCCTAGTTCCCAGCTCAAGGCTGAGGCAATAACTTCAGCCTGATTAAAGCCTCTAACCGCCAAACGCTTAGGGTGCATGGGAACGGCAACAATTCCATCGACGGGGGGCAGCTGACGTATCGCCCACTCAGAAAGCGGCCGTGAAATGGCGCCGATTTGCCGTGGCTGGGCATTAAATTTAATGGCCCGGATAAAGTCTTTTAATCCTCCGGCATAATGCCCCCAAGCGGTAATTTGATCAAGTTGAGCGGGACCTTTGCCT
This Desulfosporosinus orientis DSM 765 DNA region includes the following protein-coding sequences:
- a CDS encoding ABC transporter substrate-binding protein, with translation MWRKMASVLTSLFLVSSLLMGCGGIIPAGRSQTPEDTVIFARGADSISLDPVLIEDIESAKVVANVFDTLVRYKEGSTEVEPALATEWSTSEDGKEWTFKLRQGVKFHDGTPFNAEAVKFNMDRQLPPNRTEEMPYSSFTLGMVDKVVAVDDYTVKFILKTPYSPFLLNLAMPFSVPIGSPEAIKKMGKDFGAHPVGTGPYIFESWEKDAKITLKANPDYWGGKPNIDKLVFEVIKEKSLRADKLIAGDVDIIDGVAPEDVERLKGDEHLNVSLSPGMNISYMGMRTDRKPFNDPKVRQAISMAINRKELVKALYQGNALVANGPLPPSLLGYDKTIQPYPYDPAKAKELLREAGYDDNLSFDLITYSDSRPYNTIGGDNLAVAIQGYMKEVGITVNITSAPWKEYKQNLQDGQGDAYLYGWTGDNGDPDNFLYVLLHSSQITSLNYSKYKNPNYDELLEKAQQTSNIQERIKDYSSAQQILVKDAPWLFISTSMNITAANKRISGFSIHPTGVCFLRDVVKG
- a CDS encoding zinc-ribbon domain containing protein, whose translation is MAFEDKDLVCKDCGVTFIFTAGEQEFYAEKGFENEPQRCRECRNIRKANRNSQEGRSREMFTVICADCGVETQVPFQPTSDRPVYCRECYQHHRPARDQY
- a CDS encoding ComF family protein, translating into MLRLWRETAKFARGLWYDAENNCVFCGDKQGPICLACQTNYLRSELRRCQGCGKLIQEDKLHCLDCSEGKGPAQLDQITAWGHYAGGLKDFIRAIKFNAQPRQIGAISRPLSEWAIRQLPPVDGIVAVPMHPKRLAVRGFNQAEVIASALSWELGMPMLSGVERIEERSSQAQLSRQERLHNLQNAFIVRQGDSLQGRSIWLVDDVVTTGATMEAVAEVLRRSGVKAIYGLCLAAGLEPQGL
- a CDS encoding basic amino acid ABC transporter substrate-binding protein, which codes for MFKSKFRFVLTGLLSLSLLALAGCGSNSSPAPSSSGSDSTEKVLRVGSDIAYAPFEFMDENQKPTGFDVELIQAIADDMGYKMNIETCAFDGLIPALQAGKYDAVISAMTITDDRAKSVTFSDKYFLSGQYIASKKGSNIKSLDDLKGKKIGVQLNTTGQYAVEEKGMETNKYDTTPDAMNALLTGGVDAVVADSPVVLWFQAQNPTAAIESVNADSGEEYYGIATKLGNTELVDKINASLKKLMDSGKYNEIYKKWFKEDAPKF